A window of Hordeum vulgare subsp. vulgare chromosome 5H, MorexV3_pseudomolecules_assembly, whole genome shotgun sequence genomic DNA:
CATATTTTCACTTGGATAATCGATCTATATGTATACACCGTCAAATTGCCTTTCTGTTATTAGTTTACATTGTAAGTGAGTGGACTTATAATATTATCCAATTATGCATGTGCTATCTTTTCTCTACATATAAAATTAAATATGTATTATGTTTATCTAACTCTAATAGAATATTTTAAAAACTTATAACAATGTACGGACACTCTATTAGTAAACGATAAAAAACCCTTTGCAAAAGGGTGAAAACATCAAAATGTGCCGCACATTACAAGCGATTTATCCTCTACCGGATATGGCCTTTGTATTTGTGCTTGGAAAAGCAGGAGCTCGCTGAATCCCGGATACACCATTTTTTCACTGGAGCCACCTCATATCAAAGGGGACGAAGTGTAATACTATCTCTATATCTTATACAAGGCCACAGACACAGATTACATGTGTATTAAGTTAAAAATTAATATCTATtttacaaattaacttttcttttCATCAATCAGGATCATTAATACGTCACATGCATGCAAGGAACAAATTAGAAAAGACGTTAAATGTGATTATATCTACATGCATGCAAGTATTAAATAAGTTGTTAGTACGAGAAAACATTATTAATATTTATCTCGATTACTGTTAGTGGTCTTATATAGATGTAAAATGTATTTTTATGATGATCTTGTataaaggaatggagggagtactcttTGCTTTTCTGACATGATTTATTTGTGTTTGGTGCACCTTGCGTCTCGCAGCTGTCGTCTCGCAGCGTGATGATACATCAAAATCCTCGATGTGAGGCATCGAGACAGTTTGCCCAAAAGAAGGAACAAAAGCTCACATCGACAAAGCTCGCAGCAGTGGGGACGTGCGGGTGCACCTTCTGGATGCAGCTCGCCGCTCACCGTCACTTCGCCCGCATCTTCTCCGCTACGcacgagagagaggagggagggacgACATTCGATCTGTTAGTCCGATTACAACATGTCGTCAGTTCAGTGGTGAGTGTCTAGGCCGCCCTAACAGTGCAAGCACACTACATGATTTACACACAGCTGAAGCTGAAGCTATCACTTCCTAATACTAGTACAGTACGTAATCCCTACCGGGCACAGTACATCTAAGCTACTCCAATTCCAATGCACCTACTTCCTCCCTCCTCGcctcgacgacgacgaggacctcTCCGACCTGTTCACCTTGGCCCTCTTGGACGGCGGCGGAGGAGTCGCCGGAGCAGCGCCCCGTTTCTGTGGCCGCCCGACGCTTTTCTTCGTCGTGGCAGCCTTGGCTCCTGCCTTGGAGCCACCGCGGCCCGTGTTCTTCCTGCCCGGCCCCCTTCTGGCCTtcggctgctcctcctcctcctccggtgccGGCGCAGCCCGCTTCCGCTTCGTCAGCGGCGACCCTCTCTTCTTCGGGGTTGACGGCTTGCCCTCGTTCAGCCGCTTCAGGAAGTCCACGACGACCCGTTTCTTGGGTAGCCCACCGGCCGGCGGCCCGTCGGAGTCCCCGTTGTCCTTCTTGTCAGCCACCGCCGCAGCTTCCTCGGCagccgcagccgccgccttgcGGCTCAGAGCGGAGTTCTTGCCGGGGCCGCGGGTCTTCTTCGTCCCCGTACCCCACGCCTTGCCCTTTGCCGCCGCGGCCACGGCGGCCTTCTTCTCGCCGTcgctccccaccccctcctcaacGTCACGCTTCTCCGtggcctcctccttcctcgcGACGGCCGCCGCCGCGGCAGCCTTGGCGATAGAGCTCCTCTTGCGGCAGAAGATGAGCGGCTTGGCAGCCTTCTGGATGAGCGGCCCAACGATGTCGGCCTCTGCCCTCCGCGAGTCCACCCCCGCCGGCGCCGGTGGGGGGTTACCGCCGTTGGGCGGCTCTCGCTTGGCGGGCGGCTGCGTAGTCGGGGGCTCGCGGAGCGACGCGGAGACCTGCGCGGAGACGAGGCGGAGGGCGTTGAGCGccgcggcggcgtggtcgggcgcGTGGCGCGGGAGGTAGACGGCGGCGTTGGCGCAGAGCAGCAGCAGGTCGCGGTAGAGCTCGGCGCTGCTGGCGtagcccgccgccgccgcgccgtccagcTTCCGGCGCATGGCCTCCAGGTCCACGTGCCGCCTGATCGTACCCCGGTACGACTCGCTCTCCTGCACAGCACAGCAAAACGGGCCCACCGGCACGTGAGTAAACaacgaaaaaaaatcaaaagaatcACAAACGAAAGCGGAGAAGAAGCAAAAGAAAATATCTCAGCCGCATCTCGACTCGAGTCCTCGGCTGCTGTTGAGACGGACGCCCGCCCATGTGTGCGACTGCAACGCGGCACCCGACTGGTCCGTGCGACAAGGAATCGAATCGCCGGATGGATCATCATTCATCATCCAACAAACCCGCAGAGAGCCGCAACTTTCTCTTCTCTACCGCGAGCTCCAACGAACAAACGTTATTGCTCAAAAGAAAAAATGACACTCGATGGCTCGAACGGCAAAGAATTTCTTCCACATCATCACCCAATCCGTTCAGCCAGCGATGGTCCATGACCATACGCAGCAGCTACACCCACCCACCACAGCAACAAAGATGGGGTCCGTCATGGCTGCCGAGGCGTGCGTGCACCGCGATGACGCGCTGGCCTTGCCCAGGTCACGTAGATCGGGCCGGCCGGTCAGTGCTCCTAATCACAGGCCATCATGCCGCGGGCGTGCGTGCGCGCCTGCCTAACCATATCCGTATCATGAGACGGACACCTAGATTAGCCCCTGACATGCTTCGTGCTCTTTGGTTTTGACTGTGTACGTGTTCTATCCTACGTTCTCTCCTCCTTTGTTTTTACCCCGAGCCGGAGTAAACACAGGTTTTGACCTAGCGGGCAGCGGCTGACGACGGTGAAGGGAAGGGGACAGGACGAGCAGCGCGGGGGCGGTAATTCTGACGGAGATTTTTTACCTGGCTCTCCTGTAGCTGGTCGAACACGGGGCCGAACCTGGCGGCGACCCTGTCGAGCAGGGCGGCCAGCGGCTCGTCGGACTCCTCCTCGGCGCTGGCCTTCCGCCGCCGGCACTGCAGGCTCACCGCGCTCTCCTTGGACTCGCCGGACAgctcctccttagccgcctcctccGCCTTGGCCGCGCCGGGGCGCTTCAGATCTGTGGAGTTGGACTCCCTGCACGACTGCCCGGGCTCCTCGCTCGACAGGTTCTCGTCGCCGGTCACCCCCTCCGGCTTCGCCTCGCCGCTCGACAGGCTGCGCTCCCGCTCCTCCTTCATCAGCTCCACCTTGCTCTGCAACGTCCTGTCACAAGtaataaaatgaaaaataataaacaTCGAGCTCTGGTAAAATGGCGGCCGCAGGATCCGCCATCGGACGGGCCACGAGGCGCGCGGTGGAAGGACCCCCGTTCAAACGGTGGTTTTATCGGTTCGGATGCTACTAAATCGTTTTACCCGATGGAGAGATCGCATCGCTCGACCTCGCGCCGGAGCTCCGCGACGCGGAGGCGCCGGAGCTCGTCCAGCCACCCGTCGACGGCGGAGGCCTCAGCCTCAGCCTCAGGGCCgacctccccctcctcttcctcatcctccgcCCTGCCGCCGGCGGAGAAGCGTCGGTGGAGCTGGCGGAAGCGGAGGCGGCAGCTGCCGGGTGTGAGGCCGGGGCGGGCGGCCAGGGGGCTCCGCGCCTGCACCTCCGTGGCCACCGAGTCCCAGCTGGCCGTGCCGTGCCGGCACACGGCGAACGCCAGCACCAGCTCCTCCAGCGTGCCCCAGATCTCGCCGCCGGCCGACACGTCGGGGCCGTCTGATCCGCCCGCCATGCACCCCGGCCCAGCCCTCACCGTGCCGTGCTCTCGGACTCAGGCTGGCTCCCTCCCCCTCGCCCGCCCACCTCCGTCGAATTTTTTTTCCGTCGTCAGCCTTTTTCCTGTCCTCGTCCCTCCCTCGCCTCCGATTTGATTTTTATCGGAAAGACGGATACGGCTCAGCGTTCATAGCGCGCGCGCAGGCGATTTCTCCGTTCCTCGGGGGCGTTTCCGCCATTTGGACAAATAGAAAAAGAGGTGGGTGGAGCCGTAGAGGGAGGGCCATTTTCAAAGCGGGGCCCACCGCGGGCCAGTCGCGGCGTAATGCCCATACTGCCCCCCCCCTGATCACTGATCGGCTACGCTACTGCCGCTCAAGGTTACAAGGCACAATTGAACTGCTGCAGCGCCTCACTGACCTCAACTGTCTAAAAATTCAGCGTCATGACTAGATCCAAAGTATCTGACCATTGGAACGCCTGACGCTGCCTCAGAGTACAGACTGCAAGCTTCCGGAGAATTGAGCCCTGTTTCTTTAAGAAGTCATAGGATTTTTTTAATCCTTACTAAAAAATTCCTAATCCTACATCTATACTAGTAATAAAAGATCAAACGAAAACTTCTCTACGTACACACAACTATTACTCCcacaaaaacaaacaccaatCACCATCACACAATTAGACAACTAATTACAATCTAACGGCCTTCCACCATCCATGCACCATCACCGTATGCATTTACCAAATTAACTAAGGctgaccgtgctccacctcctcctacaaCGAAAAACTATTGCACCTCCATGAAAAAAAAAGAGCCAATCAAGTACAGAAATTTAGGAAGAATTAACGGCAGCCAGACGCCCTGGCCTGCACCATCGCCGTCGCCTCCGCGTCCAACTCCCCCTCcccgtccgcctcctcctccccctcccctggCCTGCAGCGTCGCCATCGCCAACTGACAAAGGAGCAGCCCCGTCCGCGTCCAACTCCCCTTCCCCGTCCgcgtcctcctccccctccccgtccgcctcctcctccccctcgccgtccgcctcctcctcccctggcCCGCAGCATCGCCATCGCCAACTGACAAAGGAGCAGCCTGGAGTCCATCCGGCAGTTAGACAACCGGGACGCGAGGCGACGGAACACGGCTGCAGATACAAAAAGGAAGCACAGGTGCACAGTTTTAGTTCTCTTGCTTTTTTTGATCGTAAAGAAGCTTTCCACAGCTTAAATAGCACTACTCATGTTCCATCTTACCAAGAAAAGATAGAATTCTGCAAGGAACAAACATGCCTATAGGCTAATAAATACTGATGCATTAGAACCCCGACATCATTAGAGAAAAGATATTAGAACCCCGACAATAGCAGTGAGATTCATAGCATCAGCTAATCTCACAAATGTTGGTGATTAGTAAGTATTTTGCTCTTGTTTAGCTTCTCGAACTAATCATTCTGCCTTGATTCATTTATTGCATAATTTTCATGATCAAAAGACACGAAATATCATGAAAGTAACACATCAGCCTGCACGACAGTAATTAAACAGATTCTAGGCCAACTAAACATTTCATTTATTTCAAAGATGTTGTAAAAGAAGAGAAATAGGTAGCTCCAGTGTCCACACCGTCCTCGCCCTGGCGGCCGCACCGTCTCAAGTACACAGGTAAGGAAGAGTACATACTGCTCTTATTTGTACTGTATGGAGTATATTATAAAATTTAGTATGGAGTATATGTGTATTTCCTTTTGAAACTGGAGTATAGAATTTCATTAGTTCCAAAAAACCATATAACCTTTTTTCTTTGGATCCAAACGAGTAGTATATTCATCCAAAAAAGAGTATATTCAAACAGTGGCACATAATATATGAAAAAAGAGACGTAGTATGGCCATAAAACGGATGTGATGTCATTTTTTAGAGAGTACAgtgtatatattttcaaaaaagtatggagtattTCCCTTTCCAATTAGTATTGAGTGTACAGTATTAaacttttttatatatattaGTAGACACTGCACATTAGGATTCTTACCAATGGCTTTATGCACTGCAAAATTGGTGCCAAATGACAACATGTTTAATACAAATTCCTGTCTTCGAAAATACGGTATGATACTATTATAGAAGATCCATATATTTCAGCTGGTACAGATGTTTCTATTATTTAAAATGTCGTGTTAGCTTAAAATCACAGAACAAATAATTATAGAGGACGAGATAACAATGCCTATGCAGATAAAGAAACATATTAGACAGCATAACAAGCCTAACAAGGCACAAGACTATGTGGTTTATCCCCAAGGCACAGAACAAAACCTTAAATGTCCTATTGCTAAAttttattgtttttatttttattaaatgttATTATGGGCATTGTGACAGATTATTCCTGCACTGGCAATGGTTGGTCCGTGATAGAAAATATCAAAACCGAACCAAGCAAACAAAGACATTTAGTGAGCACGGACGATTCATTTCTAAACAAAGCATGGACGAGGAACTAATACTAATATATGCTTTGGTTTTCAGGAAAacatggacgaggaaggcaagGACAAGCATGCGGAAAATATGCAGATTGAAGGCATGATAACGAAAGACGAGGATGTGAACCCCGAGTCATCAAAGACAATAGAACAACAAGCCATCATGGATGATACAGAAAACATACATATTAATgaggtcattattatattttcacATGTCATTATTATTGTTATTCTGGCGGGACAAAACAATATGTAATTTGTGCTATGATATCAAATATAAAACTGTTTACTCACCTTCATAATATTCTCTCTTTTATATGGACTACATATTGTATAATATTATATTATTGTGTCTTTCAGTTACTAATCAAGGAAGAATCAAGTGGAATAAATGACAAAGATGAAGTAGAGAAAAAGAATAGCACGCGGGCCACTGATTGCGAAGTGACACAGGCATGCTTTCttttcaaagtatcccaaatagttataatctaattaaaTTATATTCTGCATAGGGATTGCTCTTTGTAATGTTGCTCTCAGGAATTAACAAGGAAGGGAACAAGTGAACAAATGCAGCCTACTCAAGACATTGAATTAGCACAAATGTTCGACACCGAAGGGGGGGAAACTATAGGGGACAACTTGGCAGATTCAAATGTACGAGCCgacaaagatgaagaggagaaaaagaagagcaCACAGTCCACTCATTCCGAGGTggcaaagatttattttctttttcaactatgtCCTAAATAAATAGTTCTAATGCGAAAGTCAACTTTTCTCAGGAAATAACCTTCAAGGAAACAAGTGAACAAATGCATCAAGTTCAGGACGAGGAATTAGAACAGACATGGGGCACCGAAGGGGCAGAAACTATAGGGGATAATCTGGCAGATTCAAATGGAATAGCCGGCAAAGATGAATTGGAGGAAAATAAGAGCACGCAGTCCACTGATTCTGGACTCTCCGAAGTGACAGAGGTATCTTTTCAATTCCAACTATATCCCATATAGTTCTAATTCTAATTCTATTATATCTTGCATACAGATGATTCTTTAATATGTTGCTCTCAGGAATTAACAGACAACGAAACAAGTAAACAAACGGAGGCATGTGGGGATGAAGAATTAGAACAAACGTCCGGCAGGGAAGGGGCAGAAATTATAGGGGACAAGCTGCCAATGCCCGCGCAAACATGGAAGCCTATCGGACTACATAACAAACCTAAGAAGGCACGAGACTACGTGGTGGCTCCAGAA
This region includes:
- the LOC123399420 gene encoding uncharacterized protein LOC123399420, encoding MAGGSDGPDVSAGGEIWGTLEELVLAFAVCRHGTASWDSVATEVQARSPLAARPGLTPGSCRLRFRQLHRRFSAGGRAEDEEEEGEVGPEAEAEASAVDGWLDELRRLRVAELRREVERCDLSIGTLQSKVELMKEERERSLSSGEAKPEGVTGDENLSSEEPGQSCRESNSTDLKRPGAAKAEEAAKEELSGESKESAVSLQCRRRKASAEEESDEPLAALLDRVAARFGPVFDQLQESQESESYRGTIRRHVDLEAMRRKLDGAAAAGYASSAELYRDLLLLCANAAVYLPRHAPDHAAAALNALRLVSAQVSASLREPPTTQPPAKREPPNGGNPPPAPAGVDSRRAEADIVGPLIQKAAKPLIFCRKRSSIAKAAAAAAVARKEEATEKRDVEEGVGSDGEKKAAVAAAAKGKAWGTGTKKTRGPGKNSALSRKAAAAAAEEAAAVADKKDNGDSDGPPAGGLPKKRVVVDFLKRLNEGKPSTPKKRGSPLTKRKRAAPAPEEEEEQPKARRGPGRKNTGRGGSKAGAKAATTKKSVGRPQKRGAAPATPPPPSKRAKVNRSERSSSSSRRGGRK